The Lysinibacillus pakistanensis genome includes a window with the following:
- a CDS encoding malate:quinone oxidoreductase gives MSNRQIKSDVILIGAGIMSATLGTLLKELAPDWKITVFEKLDKAGEESSHELNNAGTGHAALCELNYTSEKKDGSIDISKAINVNEQFHVSKQFWSHLVNNKLINNPQDFIMPLPHMSLVQGKDNVEFLKKRHETMTKNPLFQGMEFSDDPEKLKEWIPLIMQDRTADEAIAATKIDTGTDVNFGALTRMLFDHLKTMDVDINYNHSVESLKQASDGTWEVRVHDLDGCKMEYHSAKFVFLGAGGGSLELLQKSGIPEGKHIGGFPISGLFLQCNNPEVAEKHHAKVYGKAKVGAPPMSVPHLDTRYIDNKKSLLFGPFAGFSPKFLKTGSNMDLFASVKPHNITTLLAAGVKEMGLTKYLIQQLMLSKEQRMDELREFIPNAKSDDWDIIVAGQRVQVIKDTEAGGKGTLQFGTEVVSASDGSIAALLGASPGASTAVHVMLEVINKCFPQHIKEWEPKIKEMIPSYGLSLAQNPELLKEINETTNKALALK, from the coding sequence ATGAGTAACAGACAAATTAAATCAGATGTTATCTTAATTGGTGCCGGAATCATGAGTGCGACTTTGGGGACACTGCTCAAAGAATTAGCACCAGATTGGAAAATTACAGTGTTTGAGAAGCTCGATAAAGCTGGCGAAGAAAGTTCTCATGAATTAAACAATGCGGGAACTGGGCATGCTGCACTATGTGAGCTTAACTACACTTCAGAGAAAAAAGACGGATCAATCGATATCAGCAAAGCGATTAACGTTAATGAGCAGTTCCATGTTTCAAAACAGTTTTGGTCTCATCTTGTAAACAATAAACTAATCAATAACCCACAAGACTTCATTATGCCTTTACCACATATGAGCTTAGTACAAGGAAAAGACAATGTTGAGTTCCTAAAAAAACGTCATGAAACAATGACGAAAAATCCTTTATTCCAAGGTATGGAATTTTCTGATGATCCAGAAAAACTAAAGGAATGGATTCCTCTTATCATGCAAGACCGTACTGCAGACGAAGCTATTGCTGCAACAAAAATTGACACTGGTACTGACGTTAACTTTGGTGCTTTAACACGTATGTTATTTGATCACTTAAAAACAATGGATGTAGATATTAACTACAATCACAGTGTTGAAAGTTTAAAACAAGCAAGCGATGGAACATGGGAAGTACGTGTACATGATTTAGATGGATGTAAAATGGAATATCATTCAGCAAAATTTGTCTTCCTTGGCGCCGGTGGAGGAAGCCTAGAATTGCTACAAAAATCAGGTATTCCTGAAGGAAAACATATTGGTGGATTCCCAATTAGTGGTTTATTCTTACAATGTAATAATCCAGAAGTAGCTGAAAAGCATCATGCAAAAGTGTACGGAAAAGCAAAAGTCGGTGCTCCACCAATGTCAGTGCCACATCTTGATACACGTTATATTGATAACAAAAAATCATTATTATTTGGTCCATTTGCAGGGTTCTCACCTAAGTTCTTAAAAACAGGTTCAAATATGGACTTATTTGCTTCTGTAAAACCGCATAATATCACAACTCTATTAGCAGCAGGCGTTAAAGAGATGGGGTTAACAAAATATTTAATCCAACAGCTTATGCTTTCAAAAGAGCAGCGCATGGATGAGTTACGTGAATTCATTCCAAATGCGAAGAGCGATGATTGGGATATTATTGTTGCTGGACAACGTGTACAAGTAATTAAAGACACAGAAGCTGGCGGAAAAGGTACGCTTCAATTTGGTACGGAAGTTGTAAGCGCTTCTGATGGATCAATTGCAGCTTTACTTGGAGCTTCACCAGGTGCTTCTACGGCTGTTCACGTTATGCTTGAGGTAATCAATAAATGTTTCCCTCAACATATCAAAGAATGGGAGCCAAAAATTAAAGAAATGATTCCATCTTATGGCTTGTCATTAGCACAAAATCCAGAGCTTCTGAAAGAGATTAATGAAACAACTAATAAAGCACTTGCTTTAAAATAA
- a CDS encoding zf-HC2 domain-containing protein, with product MKEIKCSIIQDILPLYIDGVVSQDTKEMVEEHLKHCEKCQHEHQQMKHEIYIPEENKASLFKTINKKWRKKKIIISCISAFITTLILLGVFEYVVHYETVIPYSEDIVKIENNEDRILFAHYYGKSYASVNVTHPMLLEVDGEKKNISFIYYNKTFADSPTRQLINNGKVRNEQDFIFEFPEAEEIDAVYYAEYDVEKIAANKDSWNNILKDAVLIWKKGE from the coding sequence ATGAAAGAGATTAAATGTTCAATTATTCAAGATATTCTACCTCTTTATATTGATGGGGTAGTTAGTCAGGATACAAAAGAAATGGTTGAGGAGCATTTAAAGCATTGTGAAAAGTGTCAGCACGAGCACCAACAAATGAAGCATGAAATTTATATTCCTGAAGAGAATAAAGCATCTCTATTTAAAACGATTAATAAAAAATGGCGCAAGAAAAAGATAATCATTTCATGTATCTCAGCTTTCATCACCACTTTAATTTTATTAGGTGTATTTGAATACGTTGTTCATTATGAGACGGTAATTCCATATTCAGAGGATATCGTGAAAATTGAAAATAACGAAGATAGAATATTATTTGCCCATTACTATGGTAAAAGCTATGCAAGTGTTAACGTCACACATCCTATGCTCCTTGAAGTAGATGGCGAAAAAAAGAATATAAGCTTTATTTATTATAATAAAACATTTGCAGATTCGCCTACTCGACAGCTAATTAATAATGGAAAAGTACGCAATGAGCAGGATTTTATTTTTGAATTTCCTGAAGCTGAAGAAATAGATGCTGTGTATTATGCGGAATATGACGTTGAAAAAATAGCAGCAAATAAGGATTCCTGGAATAATATTTTAAAAGATGCTGTTTTAATTTGGAAGAAAGGAGAATAA
- a CDS encoding RNA polymerase sigma factor codes for MEFEEIYHKYFQDVYLYLKSLSHNDSIAEEITQETFFKALKNIESFDGSRDIRAWLFIIAKNTYFSYYKKRKRHIDCDLSEESETGVHIVKHLMNEEDAFAVHQFLHSMKEPYKEVFSLRTFGELSFDKIGRLFGKSAGWARVTFYRAKKQILEYMEAINHERD; via the coding sequence ATGGAGTTTGAGGAAATCTATCACAAATATTTTCAGGACGTTTATTTATATCTAAAATCATTGAGTCATAACGATAGTATAGCTGAAGAAATTACCCAGGAAACTTTTTTTAAAGCATTAAAGAACATTGAAAGCTTTGATGGTTCCAGGGATATTCGAGCTTGGCTCTTTATCATAGCTAAAAATACATACTTCTCTTATTACAAAAAGAGGAAAAGGCATATTGATTGTGATTTAAGTGAGGAATCAGAAACAGGCGTCCATATTGTGAAGCATTTAATGAATGAAGAAGATGCATTTGCGGTTCATCAATTTCTTCATTCAATGAAGGAGCCATACAAAGAGGTCTTTTCACTACGAACCTTTGGGGAGCTTTCCTTTGATAAAATAGGGAGGCTTTTTGGTAAAAGTGCAGGATGGGCTAGGGTGACCTTTTACAGGGCTAAAAAACAAATACTAGAATATATGGAGGCGATAAATCATGAAAGAGATTAA
- a CDS encoding sigma-70 family RNA polymerase sigma factor, with amino-acid sequence MLEQERKPVEIESNLSREEKLEWLMKEYGDQVARLAFTYLKQKQLSEDIAQEVFIKCYENLDSFRNESSYKTWLYRITVNLCKDKLRSWSFRHIILTEFFTKTKGTNKSPEMELVGLEHKQLIAEKILSLPVKYREVIILYYYEEMSYNQISTLLDLRLQTIKSRLHRARLLLKKSLEGGKING; translated from the coding sequence ATGCTTGAACAAGAAAGAAAGCCAGTAGAAATTGAAAGCAATTTAAGTAGAGAGGAGAAGCTTGAATGGTTAATGAAGGAATACGGAGATCAGGTTGCTCGTTTAGCTTTTACCTATTTGAAGCAGAAGCAATTATCAGAGGATATTGCCCAAGAGGTTTTTATAAAGTGCTACGAGAACTTAGACAGCTTTCGAAATGAATCTTCTTATAAAACATGGTTATATCGTATTACAGTGAACTTATGTAAAGATAAATTAAGAAGTTGGTCTTTTAGACATATTATACTAACAGAGTTTTTCACAAAAACAAAAGGTACTAATAAGTCGCCTGAGATGGAATTAGTTGGACTAGAGCATAAACAACTAATTGCTGAAAAGATTCTTTCCTTACCAGTGAAATATAGAGAGGTTATTATTTTATATTATTACGAAGAAATGTCATATAACCAAATATCGACTTTATTAGATTTAAGGTTACAAACGATTAAATCCAGACTGCATAGAGCTCGCCTTTTGTTAAAAAAGTCACTTGAAGGGGGCAAAATTAATGGATGA
- a CDS encoding leucine-rich repeat domain-containing protein: protein MGLIKLNCPNCNGKIEYKEGQPFKCPFCETELMLKENNVYYVDQTINNYYGTPPPKSNTRPNLKALLIVPIVIICAFLGYFLLNNNQTEYGNHDKIPVRSMPESEVLLFFLKDIFNKGEAMPTKEELARIRYLTTYYTDYQWHFDYSFDDPFTNKQAEISTYIIMDKILNTQKIEQKDFEAFTGLTVLKFMNNYEISQSEKVSFRHLKNLKSYTGSFNESFSKIADYFSDKSSVVELSVQIRSNDELALLLNFPNLRSLGISYLNETVTDFHLLNQLSLKSLSLSSTNDLKWLASLTGLESLAIDMSEATDFSSFYSLNQLQELKLTSVRNLKTLDFIQNMPNLQSLDLENMDITNLERLRDKSSLTKLRLSSLYKLELLDIVNSLTSLTDLSIIGYSGDVSSIVAPHLKKAELTSSFIPKLEAPALKNLTVYIRGSESYFNGAELLKYPQLEQLTAMESGDFTGISALNRLPNLQTLNFNETYFFDETRELFNLQHVKTLNCNECKFQFNSNNPFNNNILEHLTLNDGSFRIGNGDWLHEVDKIMPYFAGFSSLRSFTMQDSSLQTISFMENWQQIEMLHLENNAITNIESLVNLPNLKRLYILGNQVQNKSVLDKGILIY, encoded by the coding sequence ATGGGACTTATTAAATTAAATTGTCCAAATTGTAATGGGAAAATTGAATATAAAGAAGGGCAGCCATTCAAATGTCCTTTTTGTGAAACTGAATTAATGTTGAAGGAGAATAATGTCTATTATGTTGACCAGACGATCAATAATTATTATGGAACACCTCCTCCAAAATCAAACACACGTCCCAATTTAAAAGCGCTTCTAATTGTACCAATCGTAATTATTTGTGCATTCTTAGGGTATTTTCTTTTGAATAATAATCAAACAGAATATGGTAACCATGATAAAATACCTGTTCGATCAATGCCAGAAAGCGAAGTTCTTTTGTTCTTTTTAAAAGATATTTTTAATAAAGGTGAAGCGATGCCGACTAAAGAAGAATTGGCTCGTATCCGCTATTTAACTACCTACTATACTGATTATCAGTGGCATTTTGATTACAGCTTTGATGATCCTTTTACGAATAAGCAGGCTGAAATTTCTACCTATATCATTATGGATAAGATATTAAATACGCAAAAAATCGAACAGAAAGACTTTGAAGCCTTTACAGGACTGACTGTATTGAAGTTCATGAATAATTATGAGATATCGCAGAGTGAAAAAGTAAGCTTCCGACATCTGAAAAACTTAAAAAGCTATACAGGTAGCTTTAATGAATCATTTAGTAAAATTGCCGACTATTTTAGTGATAAGTCTAGCGTTGTAGAGCTCTCTGTCCAAATTCGAAGTAATGATGAACTTGCATTATTATTAAACTTTCCCAATCTTAGATCACTTGGGATTTCTTATTTGAATGAGACGGTTACAGACTTCCATCTGCTGAATCAACTATCATTAAAATCATTGTCTTTAAGTTCTACCAATGATTTAAAGTGGTTGGCTTCATTAACAGGTTTGGAGTCGTTAGCAATAGATATGAGTGAGGCGACAGATTTTAGCTCGTTCTATTCACTGAATCAACTACAAGAATTGAAGCTTACATCGGTAAGAAATTTAAAAACGCTTGATTTTATACAAAACATGCCCAACCTTCAATCCCTTGATCTTGAAAATATGGATATTACGAATTTAGAACGCCTTAGAGATAAATCGTCATTGACTAAACTACGTTTATCTTCTCTTTATAAATTAGAATTACTTGATATTGTGAACAGCCTGACTTCACTGACCGATTTATCGATAATTGGTTATAGTGGCGATGTATCATCGATTGTAGCCCCTCATTTAAAAAAAGCAGAATTAACAAGTTCTTTCATACCTAAGTTAGAGGCCCCTGCTTTAAAAAACTTGACGGTTTATATTAGAGGATCGGAGTCGTATTTTAATGGAGCAGAATTATTAAAATACCCACAGCTAGAACAGCTTACCGCGATGGAGAGTGGAGATTTTACAGGTATTAGTGCATTAAATCGTCTACCAAATCTACAAACGTTAAATTTTAATGAGACATATTTTTTCGATGAAACGAGGGAGTTATTTAATTTACAGCATGTAAAAACGTTAAATTGTAATGAGTGTAAGTTTCAATTTAATAGTAATAACCCTTTTAACAACAACATACTGGAACATTTAACATTGAATGATGGATCCTTCCGAATAGGTAATGGTGACTGGTTGCATGAAGTTGATAAGATTATGCCTTATTTTGCTGGCTTTTCATCACTTCGTTCATTCACAATGCAGGATAGTTCACTACAAACGATAAGTTTTATGGAAAATTGGCAACAAATTGAGATGCTTCATTTGGAAAATAACGCTATTACAAATATAGAGTCTTTAGTAAACCTACCTAATTTGAAAAGGCTATACATTTTAGGAAATCAAGTGCAAAACAAGTCTGTTCTTGATAAGGGAATTTTGATTTATTAA
- a CDS encoding vWA domain-containing protein: MTNIVSLQKGGNTVLSESGIITVEVQWNSTSVLDVSSFLVAANGKVPSDDYMIFYNQETDPERSVWLKANDKNKVVFTIQLEKLSTTIQHCFFTATLEGNSTFDSVQGLSITVKGTHGEVCYQIDDATEEKALVLAEVYRHQSKFKFRAIGRGFNGGLKPLAESYGVEVEEPDVPEVTEASSVPHSEPVQEVNLTKIDLLKRKVSISLKKKKIALEKSRVAVVFDASGSMTQLYRNGTIQRAFERVLAVAACMDDNGELDVWFFGSKFMKTRSVTERDFEDYIQQTYPIPKTFGGLGIGNNEPPVMKDIIHHYVKNEPRKDIPAYIIFFSDGGIYKDKEIAKILVDASKQNLFWQFVGLGNANYGVLEKLDNLPGRFIDNADFFALDDLDKISDEELYNRLLNEFPIWLKEAREKGILH; this comes from the coding sequence ATGACTAACATTGTTTCTTTACAAAAAGGTGGTAATACGGTTCTTTCAGAGAGTGGTATTATCACAGTGGAAGTGCAATGGAACTCTACATCTGTATTAGATGTTAGTTCTTTTTTGGTAGCTGCTAATGGTAAAGTTCCATCAGATGATTACATGATTTTTTATAACCAAGAAACAGATCCAGAGCGAAGTGTTTGGTTGAAAGCGAATGATAAGAATAAGGTGGTTTTTACTATTCAGCTAGAGAAGCTTTCAACGACTATACAGCATTGTTTTTTTACAGCGACATTAGAAGGAAACTCAACATTTGATTCAGTTCAAGGGTTAAGTATCACAGTAAAGGGAACGCATGGGGAAGTTTGTTATCAAATCGATGATGCTACTGAAGAAAAAGCATTAGTTCTTGCAGAAGTATATCGACACCAATCAAAATTTAAATTTCGAGCGATTGGCAGAGGATTTAATGGCGGGTTAAAGCCATTAGCTGAGTCGTACGGTGTGGAGGTTGAAGAGCCTGACGTACCTGAAGTAACTGAAGCTTCATCTGTTCCTCACAGTGAACCTGTTCAAGAAGTTAATTTAACAAAAATTGATTTACTGAAAAGAAAAGTTTCAATTTCATTGAAAAAAAAGAAAATTGCACTTGAGAAATCGCGTGTAGCAGTTGTTTTTGATGCATCAGGCTCTATGACACAGCTCTATCGAAATGGTACCATTCAACGTGCTTTTGAACGTGTGCTGGCTGTTGCTGCTTGCATGGACGATAATGGCGAATTAGATGTTTGGTTCTTTGGGTCTAAATTTATGAAAACGAGAAGTGTAACAGAAAGAGATTTTGAGGATTATATTCAACAAACGTATCCTATACCCAAAACGTTCGGTGGTCTAGGTATAGGAAATAATGAGCCACCTGTTATGAAGGATATTATCCATCACTACGTTAAAAATGAACCTAGAAAAGACATACCAGCATATATAATATTTTTCAGTGATGGTGGAATTTATAAAGATAAAGAGATTGCAAAAATATTAGTGGATGCCTCTAAACAAAATCTTTTCTGGCAATTTGTTGGGCTAGGAAATGCGAATTATGGAGTTCTTGAAAAATTAGATAATTTACCGGGACGATTTATTGATAATGCTGATTTTTTTGCTTTAGATGATTTAGATAAAATATCAGATGAAGAATTATATAACCGTCTCCTAAATGAGTTCCCAATATGGCTGAAGGAAGCAAGGGAAAAGGGAATTTTACATTGA
- a CDS encoding cupin domain-containing protein produces the protein MQYQAINLNEELSQITELWSPKIVGEINDFLFKLIKIDGDFIWHNHEGADKVFIVIEGEMFMAFRDGQVKISKGEMFIVPGGVDQKPFAEKECHIMLVEPKGAVNTSGTESE, from the coding sequence ATGCAATATCAAGCTATTAATCTGAATGAGGAGCTATCTCAAATCACCGAGCTTTGGTCACCGAAAATCGTTGGTGAAATAAATGATTTTCTATTTAAGTTGATTAAGATTGATGGGGATTTTATCTGGCATAACCATGAGGGAGCGGATAAGGTATTCATTGTAATCGAAGGAGAAATGTTCATGGCTTTTCGTGATGGTCAGGTGAAAATTTCCAAGGGGGAGATGTTTATTGTTCCAGGAGGAGTCGATCAAAAGCCTTTCGCTGAAAAGGAATGTCATATCATGTTGGTGGAGCCTAAAGGCGCAGTAAACACTAGCGGTACTGAGTCTGAATAA
- a CDS encoding iron-siderophore ABC transporter substrate-binding protein, with protein MLKIKGLLISMLLFAGILAGCNETPAKNKDSTTEAVNVDATDWPRTFKDALGKEIVIEEKPEKIVSLWYFYPEILVALGEPPAATTEKEYLSSLAYLQGKLDSVEELGDKLSPSIEKILSTKPDYILATEHHEKLYDSLEKVAPVITLNFKDIYENWQYGLRTVAEIIGKEDEAENVIAKMMKEITTEREALKSIQGESIALILSWDGKTFNVLGEENPVYTLAFDKEMGLGLTPDETFKGTNNEFTSFEGISTVQADHIFLIGDITKKEELMNDLNQSNVWNNLNAVKKGNIYLMDSSAITGGPLAIEYALQNITNALHKF; from the coding sequence ATGCTAAAGATTAAAGGTCTGCTAATCTCCATGCTACTATTCGCAGGCATACTAGCTGGTTGTAATGAAACGCCTGCTAAAAATAAAGATTCAACTACAGAAGCAGTTAATGTAGATGCAACGGATTGGCCTAGAACATTTAAGGATGCCTTAGGTAAAGAAATTGTTATTGAGGAAAAACCAGAAAAAATAGTTTCACTATGGTATTTTTACCCTGAAATATTAGTTGCATTAGGTGAGCCACCTGCTGCCACTACTGAAAAAGAGTATTTATCTTCTTTAGCTTATTTACAGGGAAAATTGGATTCAGTAGAAGAATTAGGCGATAAATTGTCTCCTAGTATTGAAAAAATATTATCTACTAAGCCTGATTATATTTTAGCAACAGAACATCATGAAAAATTGTATGATTCACTAGAAAAAGTGGCACCAGTCATTACATTAAATTTCAAGGACATCTATGAAAATTGGCAATATGGACTTCGTACAGTAGCCGAGATTATTGGAAAAGAAGACGAAGCAGAAAATGTAATTGCTAAAATGATGAAAGAAATTACAACTGAGCGTGAAGCATTAAAGTCGATTCAAGGGGAGTCCATAGCACTTATATTGTCTTGGGATGGAAAAACTTTTAATGTTCTAGGTGAAGAAAACCCTGTTTATACACTTGCTTTTGATAAAGAAATGGGACTGGGGCTTACACCAGATGAAACATTTAAAGGTACTAATAATGAATTTACTTCGTTTGAAGGAATTTCAACTGTTCAAGCAGATCATATTTTCCTTATAGGTGACATTACGAAGAAGGAAGAATTAATGAATGACTTAAACCAAAGTAATGTATGGAATAATCTGAATGCCGTAAAGAAAGGTAATATCTATTTAATGGATAGTTCTGCTATTACTGGTGGTCCATTAGCTATCGAATACGCTTTACAAAATATAACAAATGCCTTACATAAATTCTAA
- a CDS encoding AraC family transcriptional regulator, with the protein MKIDVQQLAEHLAHTPFQVEGVYRYSRNSGVPYADYTDSFPGFVFPIAGKIQFQFNGTPYIFSPGKVVHGGANMKLDQENFGSINWEYILVQYRICKSELEESSFSHQHFELLTGQSPRLIELIMRLWRVYNQRGGISMFQTEMLFRDVLNEALLCVANRQNSCESHTLFERVSNYIHENYYQSLTIASLAEQNNVNRNRLSYVFRRYAGMGPAEYLLKYRINMAQEMLLTSDAPVQEIAQTVGIADPFYFSRVFKKQLGISPSEHREKFINNPC; encoded by the coding sequence GTGAAAATCGACGTTCAACAGCTAGCAGAGCATTTAGCACACACTCCTTTTCAAGTAGAAGGAGTATACCGATATTCTAGAAATTCGGGTGTACCCTATGCTGACTATACAGATTCTTTTCCTGGATTTGTGTTTCCAATCGCAGGAAAGATACAATTTCAATTTAATGGAACGCCTTATATCTTTTCACCAGGAAAAGTTGTGCATGGGGGTGCAAATATGAAACTAGATCAAGAAAATTTCGGTAGTATCAATTGGGAATATATTCTTGTTCAATATAGGATATGTAAGTCAGAATTAGAAGAGTCAAGCTTTTCTCATCAGCATTTTGAATTATTAACAGGACAATCTCCTCGTCTTATCGAATTAATTATGCGTCTTTGGCGCGTCTATAATCAGCGCGGAGGCATTTCAATGTTTCAGACCGAAATGCTTTTTCGTGATGTATTGAATGAAGCCTTATTATGTGTTGCTAATAGGCAAAATAGCTGTGAATCACATACTCTATTCGAACGGGTATCTAATTATATTCATGAAAATTATTATCAAAGCCTGACAATAGCTTCGCTTGCAGAACAAAATAATGTTAATCGAAATCGACTTTCTTATGTATTTAGAAGATATGCAGGGATGGGACCTGCAGAATACTTATTAAAATATCGTATAAACATGGCGCAAGAAATGCTACTTACAAGTGATGCGCCTGTGCAAGAAATTGCCCAAACGGTTGGAATTGCTGACCCCTTTTATTTTAGTAGAGTGTTCAAGAAACAATTAGGTATTTCCCCCAGTGAACATCGAGAGAAGTTCATCAATAATCCATGTTAA